A single region of the Nocardioides aquaticus genome encodes:
- a CDS encoding ubiquinol-cytochrome c reductase iron-sulfur subunit, giving the protein MPDSHGEFTPVRTDTPVADPGLPAHQWRPTDVDPKLEKRAERQVAGMFVAAQVFVVLFVVSYFVFDIGGDGDAFLGLGASTVTLGLCLGIALLLIGVGIIQWARKLMGDHEISEMRHPARSSDEDREATLEALRVGTEESGIARRPLIRNTLLGSVGLLGVPAVVLLRDLGPTPGQVATEQPYEGAGLANTVWADGMRVVRDVIGTPIRAADLEIGDLVNATAAALYETDEEGELVLEGTVRLIANSKAPVIVVRMEPEEIEAVEGRENWTVEGIIAYSKICTHVGCPISLYERTTHHVLCPCHQSTFDLADGANVIFGPAARPLPQLALAVDDEGYLVAQSDFDEPVGPSFWERG; this is encoded by the coding sequence GTGCCCGACAGCCACGGTGAGTTCACCCCGGTCCGGACCGACACCCCGGTCGCGGACCCCGGCCTGCCCGCCCACCAGTGGCGTCCCACCGACGTCGACCCGAAGCTCGAGAAGCGCGCCGAGCGCCAGGTCGCCGGCATGTTCGTGGCCGCCCAGGTCTTCGTCGTGCTCTTCGTCGTCAGCTACTTCGTCTTCGACATCGGTGGCGACGGGGACGCGTTCCTCGGCCTCGGCGCCTCCACGGTGACCCTGGGCCTGTGCCTGGGCATCGCGCTGCTGCTCATCGGCGTCGGGATCATCCAGTGGGCCCGCAAGCTCATGGGTGACCACGAGATCTCCGAGATGCGGCACCCGGCCCGGTCCTCCGACGAGGACCGCGAGGCCACGCTCGAGGCGCTGCGCGTCGGCACCGAGGAGTCCGGGATCGCCCGGCGCCCCCTGATCCGCAACACCCTGCTCGGCTCGGTCGGCCTCCTCGGCGTCCCCGCCGTGGTGCTCCTGCGCGACCTCGGCCCCACCCCGGGCCAGGTCGCCACCGAGCAGCCGTACGAGGGTGCCGGCCTGGCCAACACGGTCTGGGCCGACGGGATGCGGGTCGTGCGCGACGTCATCGGCACGCCGATCCGCGCCGCGGACCTGGAGATCGGCGACCTGGTGAACGCCACCGCCGCCGCGCTCTACGAGACCGACGAGGAGGGCGAGCTCGTCCTCGAGGGCACCGTGCGTCTGATCGCCAACTCCAAGGCCCCGGTGATCGTGGTCCGGATGGAGCCCGAGGAGATCGAGGCCGTCGAGGGCCGCGAGAACTGGACCGTCGAGGGGATCATCGCCTACTCGAAGATCTGCACCCACGTGGGCTGCCCGATCTCGCTGTACGAGCGCACCACCCACCACGTCCTGTGCCCCTGCCACCAGTCGACCTTCGACCTGGCAGACGGTGCGAACGTGATCTTCGGCCCGGCCGCCAGGCCGCTGCCGCAGCTCGCCCTTGCGGTTGATGACGAGGGGTACCTTGTAGCACAGAGCGACTTCGACGAGCCCGTCGGACCAAGTTTTTGGGAGCGTGGCTGA
- a CDS encoding c-type cytochrome, with protein sequence MRLLNRTAGRLSRHRRRPVAALLVLLLGLFATGTFYAAFAPAQAETTASDAAQVEEGRELFLIGCAFCHGTNGEGVLTESGTQYGPALAGVGAAAVDFQVGTGRMPLVQPGQQAPSKPTIYSDEEIEALGAFVASLGPGPAVPEESEYSVEGLSAEEQEEAVVRGGEIFRTNCTACHNFDGAGGAMPRGGYAPSLQGVEPKYIYEALLTGPQSMPTFSNGNLAPEDKRDVIAYLQESEEQPTYGGFGLGSMGPVAEGLFAWVVGIGGLVGFAIWIAAHSTRSLKQKGTTE encoded by the coding sequence GTGCGTCTGCTCAACAGAACCGCCGGCCGACTGTCGAGGCACCGTCGGCGCCCGGTCGCCGCGCTCCTGGTGCTGCTGCTCGGCCTGTTCGCCACCGGCACCTTCTACGCCGCCTTCGCCCCGGCGCAGGCCGAGACGACCGCCAGCGACGCCGCCCAGGTCGAGGAGGGCCGTGAGCTCTTCCTCATCGGCTGCGCCTTCTGCCACGGCACCAACGGCGAGGGCGTCCTGACCGAGAGCGGCACCCAGTACGGCCCGGCGCTCGCCGGCGTCGGCGCCGCCGCGGTCGACTTCCAGGTCGGCACCGGCCGGATGCCGCTGGTGCAGCCCGGCCAGCAGGCCCCCTCCAAGCCGACCATCTACTCCGACGAGGAGATCGAGGCGCTCGGCGCCTTCGTCGCCTCCCTGGGCCCCGGCCCGGCGGTCCCCGAGGAGTCGGAGTACTCCGTCGAGGGGCTCTCGGCCGAGGAGCAGGAGGAGGCCGTCGTCCGCGGCGGCGAGATCTTCCGCACCAACTGCACCGCCTGCCACAACTTCGACGGCGCCGGCGGCGCCATGCCGCGTGGCGGCTACGCCCCCAGCCTCCAGGGCGTCGAGCCCAAGTACATCTACGAGGCCCTGCTCACCGGCCCCCAGTCGATGCCGACCTTCTCCAACGGCAACCTGGCACCCGAGGACAAGCGCGACGTCATCGCCTACCTGCAGGAGTCCGAGGAGCAGCCGACGTACGGCGGCTTCGGCCTCGGCAGCATGGGTCCGGTGGCCGAGGGCCTCTTCGCCTGGGTCGTCGGCATCGGCGGCCTGGTCGGCTTCGCGATCTGGATCGCGGCCCACAGCACGCGTTCGCTCAAGCAGAAGGGCACCACGGAGTGA
- a CDS encoding cytochrome c oxidase subunit 3, which translates to MPASRLHGHHDRPSMVAVGTIIWLSSELMFFAALFAAYFTIRSVSPELWAQNTEMLNVPFALANTTILVLSSLTCQLGVFAAERGQVGRSGSLLQFRKWGLREWFILTYLMGAVFVAGQAVEYVELVAEGVTMSASAYGSVFYLSTGFHGIHVAGGLLAFLLVLGRTYLARKFTHEQAVSAIVVSYYWHFVDVVWIGLFATIYLIQ; encoded by the coding sequence ATCCCGGCCTCCCGCCTCCACGGGCATCACGACCGACCCAGCATGGTCGCCGTCGGCACCATCATCTGGCTCTCGAGCGAGCTGATGTTCTTCGCGGCGCTGTTCGCGGCGTACTTCACGATCCGCTCCGTGAGCCCCGAGCTCTGGGCGCAGAACACCGAGATGCTCAACGTCCCGTTCGCCCTGGCGAACACCACGATCCTGGTGCTCTCCTCGCTGACCTGCCAGCTCGGCGTCTTCGCCGCCGAGCGCGGCCAGGTCGGTCGCAGCGGCTCGCTCCTGCAGTTCCGCAAGTGGGGCCTGCGCGAGTGGTTCATCCTCACCTACCTGATGGGCGCGGTCTTCGTCGCCGGTCAGGCCGTCGAGTACGTCGAGCTGGTCGCCGAGGGCGTCACCATGTCGGCGTCGGCCTACGGCTCGGTCTTCTACCTCTCGACCGGGTTCCACGGCATCCACGTGGCAGGCGGGCTGCTGGCCTTCCTCCTCGTCCTCGGGCGCACCTACCTGGCCCGCAAGTTCACCCACGAGCAGGCGGTCAGCGCGATCGTGGTCTCGTACTACTGGCACTTCGTCGACGTCGTGTGGATCGGTCTGTTCGCGACGATCTACCTGATCCAGTAG
- a CDS encoding cytochrome c oxidase assembly protein, producing MLTTLLVTLPAVLGTVVPEDAPVLPPFGLGAVFTQWGLAPVPLVVTVWGAGLYLLGVSTLRRRGDAWPWARTFSFVVVGMGAFYLATSSGFAAYDSTLLSVHMVQHMVLSMVVPLALALGAPVTLALRTLPGAPRRLLLALLHSRVARVLSFPPLTFALYVLSPWALYFSPWYDASLTSTFVHEMMHLHLVTVGALFFWPLMGIDPVPGRVGYPFRVAMVVLTLPFHAFLGVTIMGQSTLIGGDWYPRLAAGPMGSWLPDAAADQELAGGILWGSGDLVGIGFFIVLFVQWVRSSHQEARREDRRLDLLEAREAREARAAAEQTGR from the coding sequence GTGCTCACGACCCTCCTGGTGACGCTGCCGGCGGTGCTCGGCACGGTCGTGCCCGAGGACGCCCCGGTGCTCCCGCCGTTTGGCCTCGGAGCGGTCTTCACCCAGTGGGGGCTGGCCCCGGTCCCGCTCGTGGTCACCGTCTGGGGCGCCGGCCTCTACCTGCTCGGCGTGTCCACGCTGCGCCGGCGCGGGGACGCCTGGCCGTGGGCGCGGACGTTCTCGTTCGTGGTCGTCGGCATGGGCGCCTTCTACCTGGCCACGTCGTCGGGCTTCGCGGCGTACGACAGCACCCTGCTCAGCGTCCACATGGTCCAGCACATGGTGCTCTCGATGGTGGTCCCGCTGGCCCTGGCGTTGGGGGCGCCGGTCACCCTCGCGCTGCGGACGCTGCCCGGAGCGCCCCGCCGGCTGCTGCTGGCCCTGCTGCACTCGCGGGTGGCGCGGGTGCTGTCCTTCCCGCCGTTGACGTTCGCGCTCTACGTGCTCTCGCCGTGGGCGCTCTACTTCTCGCCCTGGTACGACGCCTCGCTCACCTCGACGTTCGTGCACGAGATGATGCACCTGCACCTGGTGACGGTGGGGGCGCTGTTCTTCTGGCCGCTGATGGGCATCGACCCCGTGCCCGGTCGGGTGGGCTACCCGTTCCGGGTGGCGATGGTGGTGCTGACGCTGCCGTTCCACGCCTTCCTGGGCGTCACGATCATGGGTCAGTCCACGCTGATCGGCGGGGACTGGTACCCGCGACTGGCTGCAGGCCCGATGGGGTCGTGGCTGCCCGACGCCGCAGCCGACCAGGAGCTGGCCGGGGGCATCCTGTGGGGATCCGGCGACCTCGTGGGGATCGGGTTCTTCATCGTGCTGTTCGTGCAGTGGGTGCGCTCGTCGCACCAGGAGGCGCGACGCGAGGACCGGCGCCTGGACCTCCTGGAGGCCCGCGAGGCCCGCGAGGCGCGGGCGGCGGCCGAGCAGACCGGGCGGTAG
- the trpD gene encoding anthranilate phosphoribosyltransferase, with product MSATTWPDVLGALVAGQDLGAEQTTWAMGEILAGAATPAQVAGFAVALRAKGETIEEVAGLVDAMWEARTPLEVPGRLLDVVGTGGDRSMSVNISTMSAIVAAGAGARVVKHGGRSASSQSGSADVLEALGIRLDLPASRVAEVAVEAGITFCFAAAFNPAMRHVAGTRRELGIGTTFNMLGPLANPVRPQAMAVGCADLRAAPVMAGVLARRGADAWVFRGDDGLDELTTSTTSTVWVVRDGEVVRTKIDPAAFGLPPATAEDLRGHDAAYNAGVVRRLLDGETGPVRDAVVLNAGAALAVYDDPSAELADALAAGVERAAQAIDSGAAARTLAAWVTAAGA from the coding sequence GTGAGCGCCACGACCTGGCCCGACGTCCTCGGCGCGCTCGTCGCCGGACAGGACCTCGGGGCCGAGCAGACCACGTGGGCGATGGGCGAGATCCTCGCCGGCGCCGCGACCCCGGCCCAGGTCGCCGGCTTCGCGGTGGCCCTGCGTGCCAAGGGCGAGACCATCGAGGAGGTCGCCGGCCTGGTCGACGCCATGTGGGAGGCCCGGACGCCCCTGGAGGTGCCCGGGCGTCTGCTTGACGTCGTCGGCACCGGGGGAGACCGGTCGATGTCGGTCAACATCTCCACGATGTCGGCCATCGTCGCCGCGGGCGCCGGGGCGCGGGTGGTCAAGCACGGCGGCCGGTCGGCGTCCTCGCAGAGCGGGTCGGCCGACGTCCTCGAGGCGCTGGGCATCCGGCTCGACCTGCCCGCGTCGCGGGTCGCCGAGGTCGCGGTCGAGGCCGGCATCACGTTCTGCTTCGCCGCCGCCTTCAACCCCGCGATGCGTCACGTCGCCGGGACGCGGCGCGAGCTCGGCATCGGCACCACCTTCAACATGCTCGGTCCGCTGGCCAACCCGGTGCGTCCCCAGGCGATGGCCGTCGGCTGCGCGGACCTGCGCGCGGCCCCGGTGATGGCGGGTGTCCTGGCCCGTCGCGGTGCCGACGCGTGGGTCTTCCGCGGCGACGACGGGCTCGACGAGCTGACCACCAGCACCACGTCGACGGTCTGGGTCGTCCGTGACGGCGAGGTCGTGCGCACGAAGATCGACCCGGCGGCGTTCGGGCTGCCGCCGGCCACCGCCGAGGACCTGCGTGGGCACGACGCGGCGTACAACGCCGGGGTGGTCCGCCGCCTGCTCGACGGGGAGACCGGCCCGGTGCGCGACGCGGTCGTGCTGAACGCCGGCGCGGCGCTCGCGGTCTACGACGACCCGTCGGCCGAGCTCGCCGACGCGCTCGCGGCCGGGGTGGAGAGGGCCGCGCAGGCCATCGACTCCGGTGCCGCGGCACGCACGCTCGCGGCCTGGGTCACCGCCGCCGGGGCCTGA
- a CDS encoding Lrp/AsnC family transcriptional regulator, translating into MITAIVFVKADVARIPEVAESIAEIDGVSEVYSVTGTIDLIALVRVRHHDDVAHVVADRLNKVPGVSETETHIAFRAYSRHDLEAAFSLGLD; encoded by the coding sequence ATGATCACCGCCATCGTGTTCGTCAAGGCCGACGTCGCCCGGATCCCCGAGGTGGCGGAGTCCATCGCCGAGATCGACGGCGTCTCGGAGGTCTACTCCGTCACCGGCACCATCGACCTGATCGCGCTGGTGCGGGTCCGCCACCACGACGACGTGGCCCACGTGGTCGCCGACCGGCTCAACAAGGTGCCCGGGGTGAGCGAGACCGAGACCCACATCGCGTTCCGGGCCTACTCCCGCCACGACCTCGAGGCCGCGTTCTCCCTCGGCCTGGACTGA
- a CDS encoding DEDD exonuclease domain-containing protein, whose amino-acid sequence MTTAPPTPSPRWEVQRSLDELGTPLRDVTFCVVDLETTGASVRDGCEITEIGAVKVRGGEVLGEFQTLVAPEGSIPAFISVLTGITNGMVVGAPRIEAALPAFLEFAAGCVLVAHNAPFDIGFLRHFASAQGRAWPEVEIVDTARLARRVITRDDAPNCKLSSLARAFGSPTTPDHRALSDARATVHVLHALMERLGGVGVHTLEELQTYTSRVSAATRRKRHLADGLPHAPGVYLFEDERGRVLYVGTSRDLRTRVRTYFTASEKRSRMGEMVALAARVRGIECATPLEAEVRELRLIAHHKPGYNRRSKFPEKTTFVKLTREPWPRLSLVKAVLEDDADYLGPFASRRAAEQCLDALHQTFPVRQCSGRMPALPSRTPCALAELGRCLSPCDGSVDQLTYGAVVRRLRDTLLRRPDDVVDTINHKMAALAAEERFEEAGAHRDRLASFVRAASRTQRLGSLAACREVVAARREDDGRWAVHVVRHGRLSAAGVIPPGADAHSWVDTLRASAETVAARPGPVPAASAAESERVLRWLEQPGVRLVEVEGEWTCPVRGAAPHLTRLAPGPRDPATVGLPSPAGVS is encoded by the coding sequence GTGACCACCGCTCCCCCGACCCCGTCCCCGCGCTGGGAGGTCCAGCGCAGCCTCGACGAGCTCGGCACGCCCCTGCGCGACGTCACCTTCTGCGTGGTCGACCTCGAGACCACCGGGGCCTCGGTGCGCGACGGGTGCGAGATCACCGAGATCGGCGCGGTCAAGGTCCGCGGAGGGGAGGTGCTCGGGGAGTTCCAGACCCTGGTCGCCCCCGAGGGCTCCATCCCCGCCTTCATCTCCGTGCTGACCGGGATCACCAACGGCATGGTCGTCGGCGCCCCGCGCATCGAGGCGGCGCTGCCGGCCTTCCTCGAGTTCGCTGCCGGCTGCGTCCTGGTGGCGCACAACGCCCCCTTCGACATCGGCTTCCTGCGCCACTTCGCCAGCGCCCAGGGTCGCGCCTGGCCCGAGGTCGAGATCGTCGACACCGCCCGGCTGGCGCGGCGCGTGATCACCCGCGACGACGCCCCGAACTGCAAGCTGTCCTCCCTGGCCCGGGCGTTCGGCTCCCCCACCACGCCCGACCACCGCGCGCTCTCCGACGCCCGCGCCACCGTCCACGTGCTGCACGCGCTGATGGAGCGCCTCGGCGGCGTCGGCGTGCACACCCTGGAGGAGCTGCAGACCTACACCTCCCGGGTCAGTGCCGCGACCCGCCGCAAGCGGCACCTCGCCGACGGCCTGCCCCACGCCCCCGGGGTCTACCTCTTCGAGGACGAGCGTGGCCGCGTGCTCTACGTCGGCACCTCCCGGGACCTGCGCACCCGCGTGCGCACCTACTTCACCGCCTCGGAGAAGCGGAGCCGGATGGGCGAGATGGTCGCGCTCGCCGCGCGGGTGCGGGGCATCGAGTGCGCCACCCCGCTCGAGGCCGAGGTCCGTGAGCTGCGCCTGATCGCCCACCACAAGCCCGGGTACAACCGCCGTTCGAAGTTCCCCGAGAAGACCACCTTCGTCAAGCTCACCCGCGAGCCGTGGCCCCGGCTCTCCCTGGTCAAGGCCGTGCTGGAGGACGACGCCGACTACCTCGGTCCGTTCGCCTCCCGGCGCGCCGCCGAGCAGTGCCTCGACGCGCTGCACCAGACCTTCCCGGTCCGTCAGTGCAGCGGCCGGATGCCGGCGCTGCCCTCCCGTACGCCGTGCGCGCTGGCCGAGCTGGGCCGCTGCCTGTCGCCCTGCGACGGCTCCGTGGACCAGCTCACCTACGGCGCCGTCGTCCGGCGGCTGCGCGACACGCTGCTGCGCCGCCCCGACGACGTGGTCGACACGATCAACCACAAGATGGCCGCGCTGGCCGCCGAGGAGCGCTTCGAGGAGGCCGGCGCCCACCGGGACCGGCTGGCCTCCTTCGTCCGCGCCGCGTCCCGCACCCAGCGGCTCGGCTCCCTGGCCGCCTGCCGCGAGGTGGTCGCCGCCCGGCGCGAGGACGACGGGCGGTGGGCGGTCCACGTGGTACGCCACGGCCGGCTCTCCGCGGCCGGCGTCATCCCGCCGGGCGCCGACGCGCACTCCTGGGTGGACACCCTGCGCGCGAGCGCCGAGACCGTCGCCGCCCGGCCCGGGCCCGTGCCCGCGGCGAGCGCGGCGGAGTCGGAGCGGGTGCTGCGCTGGCTGGAGCAGCCGGGCGTACGCCTGGTGGAGGTGGAGGGCGAGTGGACCTGCCCGGTCCGCGGGGCGGCGCCACACCTCACCCGGCTCGCCCCGGGCCCGCGCGACCCGGCCACCGTCGGGCTGCCCTCACCGGCCGGCGTCTCCTAG
- a CDS encoding C40 family peptidase, producing the protein MSSSPAAAEPTLDEVKSRVDTLYHEAEIASERYNDARLELDELTDDLDSLSSDQQRQDRRLEAVREQVRDTVLQQMQGDNLSAMGQVVVSDDPQAFVSQMSTMSAFYQLQQGMFTDYATELKALDLRAGATEDRASEVEVVEQRLKAEKDTIDAKVDEAEALLADLEAEERERLAAAQAAEAARSQATVSRSTTPEAEPEAEEEPAASVPASGGAGAAVSYAMSQVGDAYVYGAAGPDAFDCSGLTMMAWGAAGVGLPHSSGAQMSSGPSVSSSDLQPGDLVFYYSPVSHVGMYIGNGQIVHAANPGTGVAIAPVFSMPFSGAVRPG; encoded by the coding sequence GTGTCGTCCTCGCCCGCCGCGGCCGAGCCGACGCTGGACGAGGTGAAGTCCCGCGTCGACACCCTCTACCACGAGGCCGAGATCGCCTCCGAGCGCTACAACGACGCCCGGCTGGAGCTCGACGAGCTCACCGACGACCTCGACTCCCTCTCGTCCGACCAGCAGCGTCAGGACCGTCGCCTGGAGGCCGTGCGCGAGCAGGTCCGCGACACCGTCCTGCAGCAGATGCAGGGCGACAACCTCTCGGCCATGGGCCAGGTCGTCGTCAGCGACGACCCGCAGGCGTTCGTCTCGCAGATGAGCACCATGTCGGCGTTCTACCAGCTCCAGCAGGGCATGTTCACCGACTACGCCACCGAGCTGAAGGCTCTCGACCTGCGCGCCGGCGCCACCGAGGACCGCGCCTCCGAGGTCGAGGTCGTCGAGCAGCGGCTCAAGGCCGAGAAGGACACGATCGACGCCAAGGTCGACGAGGCCGAGGCGCTGCTGGCCGACCTCGAGGCCGAGGAGCGCGAGCGGCTCGCCGCCGCGCAGGCCGCCGAGGCCGCCCGCTCGCAGGCCACCGTCTCCCGCTCCACCACGCCCGAGGCCGAGCCCGAGGCCGAGGAGGAGCCCGCCGCGAGCGTGCCCGCCTCCGGCGGGGCCGGTGCCGCGGTCAGCTACGCGATGTCGCAGGTCGGTGACGCCTACGTCTACGGCGCGGCCGGCCCCGACGCGTTCGACTGCTCCGGTCTGACGATGATGGCCTGGGGCGCCGCCGGCGTCGGCCTGCCGCACTCCTCGGGCGCCCAGATGAGCTCCGGCCCGTCGGTGTCGTCCTCCGACCTGCAGCCCGGCGACCTGGTGTTCTACTACAGCCCGGTCAGCCACGTCGGCATGTACATCGGCAACGGCCAGATCGTGCACGCGGCCAACCCGGGCACCGGCGTCGCCATCGCCCCGGTCTTCTCGATGCCGTTCTCCGGTGCGGTCCGCCCTGGCTGA
- a CDS encoding Flp family type IVb pilin: MIDKLIALLAQTRRTAGERGASAVEYGLLVAGIAALVVVAVFAIGPVVSEAFEDTCDTIETESGAAATATC; the protein is encoded by the coding sequence ATGATCGACAAGCTGATCGCCCTCCTCGCCCAGACCCGCCGCACCGCCGGTGAGCGCGGCGCCTCCGCCGTCGAGTACGGCCTGCTCGTGGCCGGCATCGCCGCGCTCGTCGTGGTCGCCGTCTTCGCGATCGGTCCCGTGGTCAGCGAGGCCTTTGAGGACACTTGCGACACGATCGAAACCGAGAGTGGCGCCGCCGCCACGGCGACGTGCTGA
- a CDS encoding response regulator transcription factor, translating into MSTSTTVLVVDDHALVREGLSTVLDLQPDLSVVGTAATVTEAQAAHDQHSPDVVVTDLQLPDGTGLDIVRRLRARRPEVGLVVVTMHAGDEQILAAMQAGASGFVGKDAPSSEVVAAARRSAVSPGSFVCAGLVQAVVRQRASRERALTEREHAVLLLLAEGLGSAGIGERLFLAESTAKSDITRIYQKLGAANRAQALVTAMRSGLLSSVDPSSR; encoded by the coding sequence GTGAGCACCTCCACCACGGTGCTCGTCGTCGACGACCACGCCCTCGTCCGCGAAGGCCTGTCGACCGTGCTGGACCTGCAGCCCGACCTGTCGGTCGTCGGCACCGCGGCCACGGTGACGGAGGCGCAGGCCGCCCACGACCAGCACTCACCCGACGTCGTCGTCACCGACCTCCAGCTGCCCGACGGCACCGGCCTCGACATCGTCCGCAGGTTGCGCGCCCGTCGCCCCGAGGTCGGGCTGGTCGTGGTGACCATGCACGCCGGGGACGAGCAGATCCTGGCGGCCATGCAGGCCGGCGCCTCCGGATTCGTCGGCAAGGACGCCCCCTCCTCCGAGGTCGTCGCGGCCGCCCGCCGCTCCGCGGTGTCACCCGGGTCGTTCGTGTGCGCCGGACTGGTGCAGGCGGTCGTCCGCCAACGGGCCTCACGCGAGCGGGCGCTCACCGAGCGCGAGCACGCGGTGCTGCTGCTCCTCGCGGAGGGGCTCGGCTCGGCCGGGATCGGCGAACGGCTGTTCCTCGCCGAGTCCACGGCCAAGTCCGACATCACCCGGATCTACCAGAAGCTCGGCGCCGCCAACCGGGCGCAGGCCCTGGTCACCGCGATGCGGTCGGGCCTCCTGTCGTCGGTGGACCCCTCGTCCCGATGA
- a CDS encoding sensor histidine kinase, whose protein sequence is MRSRQLFLVTAATRVVVLIGVLAPVLWRRDSDAVVAVAALAAVWAVAQVGTGRPTVAALPLVAGEAMATGIVAAVGLQTEPAVLGALLVAPFVGGLYRGVVGVGVALLAEVLALSVITLALFGLPPSEELLFAAVWLLGGLGLGFIATFVRTAVLQIPTELAPYLYAQELIRELIDLSGGLRSGLDVTALGGSILAAVNDRVPTVAVALYAPRGEALSPLVAEAADRDAHLPACGDAAQAAWSRGDVVVDDRAFAWPLGKSAVVAGLLPSEVDLDAIGVERSLARLEHELRPAAVHLDTALLFAAFRDSATADERQRLAREMHDGVAQDIASLGYLIDALAAGQTTTDQQEQLRVLRERVTAVVAEVRQAVLTLRSSVGRSPSLGAALATVARHLSEASGVAIQVTADEHPTRLQPEVEAELFRIGQEAMNNAVKHAHARSVEVLCQVHAPDARIVVTDDGVGMQQPRPDSHGLAIMRERASLVGAELAIEEGEDGGVRVAVGVGRPADAWPSPRAGRPSVTADA, encoded by the coding sequence GTGCGCTCGCGCCAGCTGTTCTTGGTCACGGCCGCCACTCGGGTGGTGGTGCTGATCGGTGTTCTCGCGCCCGTCCTGTGGCGTCGGGACAGCGACGCCGTCGTCGCCGTGGCCGCGCTGGCCGCGGTCTGGGCCGTGGCCCAGGTCGGTACGGGACGGCCGACCGTGGCCGCGCTGCCCCTCGTCGCCGGCGAGGCGATGGCCACCGGCATCGTCGCCGCGGTCGGGCTGCAGACCGAGCCGGCCGTCCTCGGCGCCCTGCTCGTCGCCCCCTTCGTCGGCGGCCTCTACCGCGGCGTGGTCGGTGTCGGCGTCGCGCTGCTGGCGGAGGTCCTCGCGCTGTCCGTGATCACCCTGGCCCTCTTCGGTCTCCCACCGTCCGAGGAGCTGCTCTTCGCCGCCGTCTGGCTACTCGGGGGGCTCGGCCTCGGGTTCATCGCCACCTTCGTGCGGACCGCGGTGCTGCAGATCCCGACCGAGCTGGCGCCCTACCTGTACGCCCAGGAGCTGATCCGCGAGCTGATCGACCTGTCCGGCGGCCTGCGCTCCGGCCTCGACGTCACGGCGCTGGGCGGGTCGATCCTGGCCGCGGTCAACGACCGGGTGCCGACCGTGGCGGTCGCGCTCTACGCGCCGCGCGGTGAGGCACTGAGCCCGCTGGTGGCCGAGGCCGCCGACCGTGACGCCCACCTCCCGGCCTGTGGCGACGCGGCCCAGGCGGCCTGGTCGCGGGGCGACGTCGTCGTCGACGACCGGGCGTTCGCCTGGCCGCTCGGCAAGTCCGCCGTGGTGGCCGGCCTGCTCCCGTCCGAGGTCGACCTGGACGCCATCGGGGTCGAGCGGTCCCTGGCGCGGCTCGAGCACGAGCTGCGCCCGGCCGCCGTCCACCTCGACACCGCCCTGCTGTTCGCGGCCTTCCGCGACAGCGCCACCGCCGACGAGCGGCAGCGCCTGGCCCGGGAGATGCACGACGGCGTCGCCCAGGACATCGCCTCACTCGGCTACCTGATCGACGCGCTCGCCGCCGGGCAGACGACGACGGACCAGCAGGAGCAGCTGCGGGTCCTGCGCGAGCGGGTCACCGCGGTGGTGGCCGAGGTCCGTCAGGCGGTCCTGACCCTGCGCAGCAGCGTCGGACGCTCCCCCAGCCTCGGCGCCGCCCTCGCCACCGTCGCCCGGCACCTCTCGGAGGCGTCCGGCGTCGCGATCCAGGTCACCGCCGACGAGCACCCGACCAGGCTGCAGCCCGAGGTCGAGGCCGAGCTCTTCCGGATCGGCCAGGAGGCGATGAACAACGCCGTGAAGCACGCCCACGCCCGCAGCGTGGAGGTGCTCTGCCAGGTGCACGCCCCCGACGCCCGGATCGTGGTCACCGACGACGGCGTTGGCATGCAGCAGCCCCGCCCCGACTCCCACGGGCTCGCCATCATGCGCGAGCGCGCCAGCCTGGTCGGTGCGGAGCTGGCCATCGAGGAGGGCGAGGACGGTGGTGTCCGCGTGGCGGTCGGCGTCGGTCGACCGGCCGACGCCTGGCCCTCACCGCGCGCCGGGCGCCCCTCCGTCACGGCGGACGCGTGA